A DNA window from Leptolyngbya sp. KIOST-1 contains the following coding sequences:
- a CDS encoding site-2 protease family protein, whose amino-acid sequence MVITGLILLAAIAILVWGYRRAQPYGRVGILAWLQSVVLMAPWLLFFGLFALGVYVNLAGVLLLLLGSTGLYIYLGRRLRALGQDMLSTQRPLAATAESAAANTEAPPTTDQPSAAPGDTDTAIPIPAEDLAQIEGIFGLDTYFRTETIPYDQGAIFRGNLRGEPAATQAQLAQSLADRLGDRYRLFLVENLEQKPTVVVLPASTDPAQTTPAQWALAGVLAIATLFTGLEAGAILQGFDLMQDAARWRAALPFLVALLAILLTHEAGHWVSARRYNIRLSPPFLIPAWQIGAFGSLTRFESLLPNRSVLFDIALAGPAAGGLISLAMLMGGLLLSHPGSAFQIPSGFFQGSVLIGALARVVLGSALQAPLVDIHPLTIMGWLGLVITALNLMPAGQLDGGRMVQAIYGRRTLNRTTLFTLVVLALVALANPLALYWAGVILILQRTPERPCLNDISEPNDARAALGLLALFLALTVLLPLTPSLAGRLGIGV is encoded by the coding sequence ATGGTGATTACTGGGTTAATTTTGCTGGCCGCGATCGCCATTCTGGTCTGGGGCTACCGTCGCGCCCAGCCCTACGGCCGCGTGGGGATCTTAGCCTGGCTCCAGTCGGTGGTGCTGATGGCCCCCTGGCTGCTGTTTTTTGGGCTGTTTGCCCTGGGCGTCTACGTCAATTTGGCCGGGGTGTTGCTGCTGCTGCTGGGCTCGACCGGGCTGTACATCTACCTGGGGCGGCGGCTGCGCGCCCTGGGCCAGGACATGCTCTCTACCCAGCGCCCGCTGGCCGCCACGGCAGAATCCGCAGCGGCCAATACCGAGGCTCCACCCACCACTGATCAACCCAGCGCCGCCCCCGGCGATACCGACACCGCCATTCCCATCCCCGCCGAGGACCTGGCCCAGATCGAGGGCATTTTTGGCCTCGACACTTACTTTCGCACCGAGACTATTCCCTACGACCAGGGGGCGATTTTTCGCGGCAACCTGCGGGGCGAACCGGCGGCTACCCAGGCCCAACTGGCCCAATCGCTGGCGGACCGACTGGGCGATCGCTACCGTCTGTTCCTGGTCGAAAACCTGGAGCAAAAGCCCACCGTCGTTGTGCTGCCCGCCAGCACCGACCCGGCCCAAACGACCCCGGCTCAGTGGGCACTGGCGGGGGTACTGGCGATCGCCACCCTCTTCACCGGTTTGGAAGCCGGGGCCATTTTGCAGGGCTTCGACCTGATGCAGGACGCCGCTCGCTGGCGGGCGGCCCTGCCCTTTTTGGTGGCGCTGCTGGCGATCCTCCTCACCCATGAAGCCGGGCACTGGGTCAGCGCCCGCCGCTACAACATTCGGCTCAGCCCCCCTTTCCTGATCCCCGCCTGGCAGATCGGGGCCTTTGGCAGCCTTACCCGGTTCGAGTCGCTGCTGCCCAACCGCAGCGTACTGTTCGACATCGCGCTGGCCGGCCCCGCCGCTGGGGGCCTGATCTCCTTAGCCATGCTGATGGGCGGGCTGCTGCTGTCCCACCCCGGCAGCGCCTTTCAAATTCCCTCCGGCTTCTTTCAGGGGTCGGTGCTGATCGGTGCCCTGGCGCGGGTAGTGCTGGGTTCGGCCCTGCAAGCCCCGCTGGTCGATATTCATCCGCTAACTATCATGGGCTGGCTGGGGCTGGTGATTACCGCCCTCAACCTCATGCCTGCAGGACAGCTCGACGGGGGGCGCATGGTGCAGGCCATCTACGGGCGGCGCACCCTGAACCGCACCACCCTCTTTACCCTGGTAGTTCTGGCCCTGGTGGCCCTGGCCAACCCGCTGGCCCTCTACTGGGCCGGGGTGATCCTCATTTTGCAGCGCACCCCAGAGCGCCCCTGCCTCAACGATATTTCTGAGCCCAACGATGCCCGTGCTGCCCTGGGGCTGTTGGCGCTGTTTCTGGCGCTTACGGTGCTGCTACCCCTTACCCCCAGTCTGGCCGGTCGCCTCGGTATCGGCGTGTAG